In one Cyclopterus lumpus isolate fCycLum1 chromosome 24, fCycLum1.pri, whole genome shotgun sequence genomic region, the following are encoded:
- the znf513a gene encoding zinc finger protein 513a isoform X1 yields the protein MPRKKQQNPQPVKLDSEDGVAIEAPGNLTLDTDFLLGQDLEFGDPDHHHKILGLEKFSEVAAEIGFSVYPLGDEVSPAYSQLSMESETDNSHSATDNGREDEGGSAQSEPTFPPYLSCRGCGQLRDEPLGPGIDLVGPYCLRCCKASREAKSTDFCSPFGSISGIRGGSHLQLDGDGLGNGMGDKALTAEDKLAKLHSCHLCGFSSRYANHVKRHMKTHNGEKPFNCPLCTYASAQLVNLQRHLRIHTGEKPYKCDICTFACSSLGNLKRHQRMHVPCAGHGQDVPPRPAIGQNSLKRHVTGQRPNEEVSCSSAKVSEVARPSSNLSLGAQNNDYLSAFDGLKGASPPPIPASNPAPGHQPPPLLNTTDGGGSRATRGGGADGAAAMPSSLFPYTCRLCGIVLEDEDGSSAQICAKCTLEMLTKDSSSSPNSPGERSDKVYTCAACPFLTHYPNHLARHMKTHSGEKPYKCPQCDYASAHFDNLKRHHRVHTGEKPYKCHLCDYACGNLANLKRHQRVHSGAKPFQCAVCSYSCNQSMNLKRHMLRHTGEKPYKCQECGYTTGHWDNYKRHQKKHGLATDGWVKVPMTGTDEDEDLRKGMGLAVPSHRKESGVDMQYMSREGGQTLHSCYKLEIA from the exons ATGCCaaggaaaaaacaacagaatcCACAGCCAGTCAAGT TGGATTCTGAAGATGGTGTAGCCATTGAAGCGCCAGGAAACCTCACCTTAGACACAGACTTCCTTCTCGGACAAGACCTTGAGTTTGGTGATCCGGATCATCACCACAAGATTCTAGGCCTGGAAAAGTTCTCAg AAGTAGCTGCCGAGATCGGTTTCTCTGTGTATCCTCTGGGTGATGAGGTGAGCCCCGCCTACAGCCAGCTCAGCATGGAGAGTGAAACAGACAACTCGCACAGCGCAACCGACAACGGAAGGGAAGACGAGGGCGGTTCAGCCCAGTCCGAGCCCACCTTTCCTCCCTACTTGTCCTGCAGGGGCTGCGGACAGCTCCGCGATGAACCTCTGGGGCCGGGCATAGACCTGGTCGGCCCTTACTGCCTTAGGTGCTGCAAAGCCTCCCGGGAAGCCAAAAGTACGGACTTCTGTTCCCCTTTCGGAAGCATCAGCGGGATCCGCGGCGGTTCCCATTTGCAGCTCGATGGCGACGGGTTGGGAAACGGGATGGGTGACAAAGCACTGACGGCCGAGGACAAATTGGCCAAACTGCACTCGTGCCACCTCTGTGGCTTCTCGTCGCGCTACGCCAACCACGTGAAGCGCCACATGAAGACGCACAATGGGGAGAAGCCCTTTAACTGCCCTCTGTGCACGTACGCCTCGGCCCAGCTGGTGAACCTGCAGAGGCACCTGCGCATTCACACGGGGGAGAAGCCGTACAAATGTGACATCTGCACGTTTGCCTGCAGTTCCCTTGGCAACCTCAAGAGGCATCAGCGCATGCATGTGCCCTGTGCAGGGCATGGGCAGGACGTCCCGCCACGGCCTGCCATTGGACAAAACAGCCTGAAGAGGCATGTGACTGGGCAAAGACCCAATGAAGAAGTTTCTTGTTCTTCGGCTAAGG tttcagaAGTTGCAAGACCGTCTTCAAATCTGAGTTTGGGAGCCCAGAACAATGACTACCTATCAGCCTTCGATGGCTTAAAGGGGGCATCGCCTCCACCCATACCAGCCTCGAACCCGGCTCCCGGCCACCAGCCTCCCCCGCTGCTGAACACCACCGACGGCGGCGGCAGCAGGGCGACCAGAGGGGGCGGAGCGGACGGTGCCGCCGCCATGCCCTCGTCACTTTTCCCCTACACTTGCCGGTTGTGTGGCATCGtcctggaggacgaggacggcTCCTCGGCCCAGATTTGTGCCAAGTGTACCCTTGAAATGCTGACTAAAGACTCTTCGTCCTCTCCCAACAGCCCTGGCGAGCGCAGTGACAAGGTGTACACCTGCGCCGCCTGCCCTTTCCTCACACACTACCCCAACCACTTGGCGCGCCACATGAAAACTCACAGCGGCGAGAAACCGTACAAGTGTCCGCAGTGCGACTACGCCTCAGCGCACTTCGACAACCTCAAGCGCCACCACCGAGTGCACACGGGCGAGAAACCTTACAAGTGCCATTTGTGCGACTACGCCTGCGGGAACCTCGCCAACCTGAAGCGCCACCAGCGGGTGCACTCGGGCGCAAAGCCCTTCCAGTGTGCCGTGTGCAGTTACAGCTGCAACCAGAGCATGAACCTGAAGCGCCACATGCTGCGGCACACCGGAGAGAAGCCGTACAAATGTCAGGAGTGCGGCTACACGACCGGACACTGGGACAATTACAAGAGGCACCAGAAGAAGCACGGCCTGGCCACAGACGGATGGGTCAAGGTCCCGATGACTGGCACCGATGAAGACGAGGACCTGAGGAAGGGGATGGGACTCGCCGTTCCGAGTCACAGAAAAGAATCGGGCGTCGACATGCAGTACATGTCGAGGGAGGGAGGCCAGACGCTACACTCGTGCTACAAACTTGAGATTGCATAA
- the znf513a gene encoding zinc finger protein 513a isoform X2 has protein sequence MPRKKQQNPQPVKLDSEDGVAIEAPGNLTLDTDFLLGQDLEFGDPDHHHKILGLEKFSEVAAEIGFSVYPLGDEVSPAYSQLSMESETDNSHSATDNGREDEGGSAQSEPTFPPYLSCRGCGQLRDEPLGPGIDLVGPYCLRCCKASREAKSTDFCSPFGSISGIRGGSHLQLDGDGLGNGMGDKALTAEDKLAKLHSCHLCGFSSRYANHVKRHMKTHNGEKPFNCPLCTYASAQLVNLQRHLRIHTGEKPYKCDICTFACSSLGNLKRHQRMHVPCAGHGQDVPPRPAIGQNSLKRHVTGQRPNEEVSCSSAKEVARPSSNLSLGAQNNDYLSAFDGLKGASPPPIPASNPAPGHQPPPLLNTTDGGGSRATRGGGADGAAAMPSSLFPYTCRLCGIVLEDEDGSSAQICAKCTLEMLTKDSSSSPNSPGERSDKVYTCAACPFLTHYPNHLARHMKTHSGEKPYKCPQCDYASAHFDNLKRHHRVHTGEKPYKCHLCDYACGNLANLKRHQRVHSGAKPFQCAVCSYSCNQSMNLKRHMLRHTGEKPYKCQECGYTTGHWDNYKRHQKKHGLATDGWVKVPMTGTDEDEDLRKGMGLAVPSHRKESGVDMQYMSREGGQTLHSCYKLEIA, from the exons ATGCCaaggaaaaaacaacagaatcCACAGCCAGTCAAGT TGGATTCTGAAGATGGTGTAGCCATTGAAGCGCCAGGAAACCTCACCTTAGACACAGACTTCCTTCTCGGACAAGACCTTGAGTTTGGTGATCCGGATCATCACCACAAGATTCTAGGCCTGGAAAAGTTCTCAg AAGTAGCTGCCGAGATCGGTTTCTCTGTGTATCCTCTGGGTGATGAGGTGAGCCCCGCCTACAGCCAGCTCAGCATGGAGAGTGAAACAGACAACTCGCACAGCGCAACCGACAACGGAAGGGAAGACGAGGGCGGTTCAGCCCAGTCCGAGCCCACCTTTCCTCCCTACTTGTCCTGCAGGGGCTGCGGACAGCTCCGCGATGAACCTCTGGGGCCGGGCATAGACCTGGTCGGCCCTTACTGCCTTAGGTGCTGCAAAGCCTCCCGGGAAGCCAAAAGTACGGACTTCTGTTCCCCTTTCGGAAGCATCAGCGGGATCCGCGGCGGTTCCCATTTGCAGCTCGATGGCGACGGGTTGGGAAACGGGATGGGTGACAAAGCACTGACGGCCGAGGACAAATTGGCCAAACTGCACTCGTGCCACCTCTGTGGCTTCTCGTCGCGCTACGCCAACCACGTGAAGCGCCACATGAAGACGCACAATGGGGAGAAGCCCTTTAACTGCCCTCTGTGCACGTACGCCTCGGCCCAGCTGGTGAACCTGCAGAGGCACCTGCGCATTCACACGGGGGAGAAGCCGTACAAATGTGACATCTGCACGTTTGCCTGCAGTTCCCTTGGCAACCTCAAGAGGCATCAGCGCATGCATGTGCCCTGTGCAGGGCATGGGCAGGACGTCCCGCCACGGCCTGCCATTGGACAAAACAGCCTGAAGAGGCATGTGACTGGGCAAAGACCCAATGAAGAAGTTTCTTGTTCTTCGGCTAAGG aAGTTGCAAGACCGTCTTCAAATCTGAGTTTGGGAGCCCAGAACAATGACTACCTATCAGCCTTCGATGGCTTAAAGGGGGCATCGCCTCCACCCATACCAGCCTCGAACCCGGCTCCCGGCCACCAGCCTCCCCCGCTGCTGAACACCACCGACGGCGGCGGCAGCAGGGCGACCAGAGGGGGCGGAGCGGACGGTGCCGCCGCCATGCCCTCGTCACTTTTCCCCTACACTTGCCGGTTGTGTGGCATCGtcctggaggacgaggacggcTCCTCGGCCCAGATTTGTGCCAAGTGTACCCTTGAAATGCTGACTAAAGACTCTTCGTCCTCTCCCAACAGCCCTGGCGAGCGCAGTGACAAGGTGTACACCTGCGCCGCCTGCCCTTTCCTCACACACTACCCCAACCACTTGGCGCGCCACATGAAAACTCACAGCGGCGAGAAACCGTACAAGTGTCCGCAGTGCGACTACGCCTCAGCGCACTTCGACAACCTCAAGCGCCACCACCGAGTGCACACGGGCGAGAAACCTTACAAGTGCCATTTGTGCGACTACGCCTGCGGGAACCTCGCCAACCTGAAGCGCCACCAGCGGGTGCACTCGGGCGCAAAGCCCTTCCAGTGTGCCGTGTGCAGTTACAGCTGCAACCAGAGCATGAACCTGAAGCGCCACATGCTGCGGCACACCGGAGAGAAGCCGTACAAATGTCAGGAGTGCGGCTACACGACCGGACACTGGGACAATTACAAGAGGCACCAGAAGAAGCACGGCCTGGCCACAGACGGATGGGTCAAGGTCCCGATGACTGGCACCGATGAAGACGAGGACCTGAGGAAGGGGATGGGACTCGCCGTTCCGAGTCACAGAAAAGAATCGGGCGTCGACATGCAGTACATGTCGAGGGAGGGAGGCCAGACGCTACACTCGTGCTACAAACTTGAGATTGCATAA
- the znf513a gene encoding zinc finger protein 513a isoform X3 — MESETDNSHSATDNGREDEGGSAQSEPTFPPYLSCRGCGQLRDEPLGPGIDLVGPYCLRCCKASREAKSTDFCSPFGSISGIRGGSHLQLDGDGLGNGMGDKALTAEDKLAKLHSCHLCGFSSRYANHVKRHMKTHNGEKPFNCPLCTYASAQLVNLQRHLRIHTGEKPYKCDICTFACSSLGNLKRHQRMHVPCAGHGQDVPPRPAIGQNSLKRHVTGQRPNEEVSCSSAKVSEVARPSSNLSLGAQNNDYLSAFDGLKGASPPPIPASNPAPGHQPPPLLNTTDGGGSRATRGGGADGAAAMPSSLFPYTCRLCGIVLEDEDGSSAQICAKCTLEMLTKDSSSSPNSPGERSDKVYTCAACPFLTHYPNHLARHMKTHSGEKPYKCPQCDYASAHFDNLKRHHRVHTGEKPYKCHLCDYACGNLANLKRHQRVHSGAKPFQCAVCSYSCNQSMNLKRHMLRHTGEKPYKCQECGYTTGHWDNYKRHQKKHGLATDGWVKVPMTGTDEDEDLRKGMGLAVPSHRKESGVDMQYMSREGGQTLHSCYKLEIA, encoded by the exons ATGGAGAGTGAAACAGACAACTCGCACAGCGCAACCGACAACGGAAGGGAAGACGAGGGCGGTTCAGCCCAGTCCGAGCCCACCTTTCCTCCCTACTTGTCCTGCAGGGGCTGCGGACAGCTCCGCGATGAACCTCTGGGGCCGGGCATAGACCTGGTCGGCCCTTACTGCCTTAGGTGCTGCAAAGCCTCCCGGGAAGCCAAAAGTACGGACTTCTGTTCCCCTTTCGGAAGCATCAGCGGGATCCGCGGCGGTTCCCATTTGCAGCTCGATGGCGACGGGTTGGGAAACGGGATGGGTGACAAAGCACTGACGGCCGAGGACAAATTGGCCAAACTGCACTCGTGCCACCTCTGTGGCTTCTCGTCGCGCTACGCCAACCACGTGAAGCGCCACATGAAGACGCACAATGGGGAGAAGCCCTTTAACTGCCCTCTGTGCACGTACGCCTCGGCCCAGCTGGTGAACCTGCAGAGGCACCTGCGCATTCACACGGGGGAGAAGCCGTACAAATGTGACATCTGCACGTTTGCCTGCAGTTCCCTTGGCAACCTCAAGAGGCATCAGCGCATGCATGTGCCCTGTGCAGGGCATGGGCAGGACGTCCCGCCACGGCCTGCCATTGGACAAAACAGCCTGAAGAGGCATGTGACTGGGCAAAGACCCAATGAAGAAGTTTCTTGTTCTTCGGCTAAGG tttcagaAGTTGCAAGACCGTCTTCAAATCTGAGTTTGGGAGCCCAGAACAATGACTACCTATCAGCCTTCGATGGCTTAAAGGGGGCATCGCCTCCACCCATACCAGCCTCGAACCCGGCTCCCGGCCACCAGCCTCCCCCGCTGCTGAACACCACCGACGGCGGCGGCAGCAGGGCGACCAGAGGGGGCGGAGCGGACGGTGCCGCCGCCATGCCCTCGTCACTTTTCCCCTACACTTGCCGGTTGTGTGGCATCGtcctggaggacgaggacggcTCCTCGGCCCAGATTTGTGCCAAGTGTACCCTTGAAATGCTGACTAAAGACTCTTCGTCCTCTCCCAACAGCCCTGGCGAGCGCAGTGACAAGGTGTACACCTGCGCCGCCTGCCCTTTCCTCACACACTACCCCAACCACTTGGCGCGCCACATGAAAACTCACAGCGGCGAGAAACCGTACAAGTGTCCGCAGTGCGACTACGCCTCAGCGCACTTCGACAACCTCAAGCGCCACCACCGAGTGCACACGGGCGAGAAACCTTACAAGTGCCATTTGTGCGACTACGCCTGCGGGAACCTCGCCAACCTGAAGCGCCACCAGCGGGTGCACTCGGGCGCAAAGCCCTTCCAGTGTGCCGTGTGCAGTTACAGCTGCAACCAGAGCATGAACCTGAAGCGCCACATGCTGCGGCACACCGGAGAGAAGCCGTACAAATGTCAGGAGTGCGGCTACACGACCGGACACTGGGACAATTACAAGAGGCACCAGAAGAAGCACGGCCTGGCCACAGACGGATGGGTCAAGGTCCCGATGACTGGCACCGATGAAGACGAGGACCTGAGGAAGGGGATGGGACTCGCCGTTCCGAGTCACAGAAAAGAATCGGGCGTCGACATGCAGTACATGTCGAGGGAGGGAGGCCAGACGCTACACTCGTGCTACAAACTTGAGATTGCATAA
- the snx17 gene encoding sorting nexin-17 isoform X3: MNIKKEYGSNVVPAFPPKKIFTLTPAEVEQRREQLEKYMQAVRQDPLLGTSEMFNSFLRKAQQETQQIPTEEVALDICLSNGQKVTVNILTSDQTEDVLDAVATKLDLPDDLVGYFSLFLVREGVDEGLTFVRKLQEFELPYVSITSLRSSEFHILLRKSYWDMAYDGDVMDNRVGLNLLYAQTVSDIERGWILVNKDQHRQLKSLQEKGSKKEFIHLGQTLKYYGYIKFDPCITDFPEKGCQVIVSAGNNELNFHVKLPNEQIKEGSFKVTRMRCWRVTSSQVPIANGTTNPCSASKCDVKLELAFEYLMSKDRLQWVTITSQQAIMMSICLQSMVDELMVKKSGGSIKKMLRKRHNGSIHRSDSQQAVKSPPLLDSPDPNREQIVKLSTKLSSVSLRGISASNSANDISGNDFHGNYAFEGIGDDDL; this comes from the exons ATGAAT ATAAAGAAAGAATATGGCAGCAATGTGGTTCCTGCATTCCCCCCAAAGAAGATCTTCACTTTGACTCCTGCTGAGGTCGAACAGAGACGAGAACAGCTGGAGAAATACATGCAGGCTG TGCGTCAGGATCCCTTGCTCGGAACCAGTGAGATGTTCAACAGCTTCTTAAGGAAAGCACAGCAG GAGACGCAGCAGATTCCCACAGAAGAAGTCGCTCTCGACATCTGCCTCTCCAACGGTCAAAAGGTCACAGTCAACATTCTGACTTCAGATCAGACGGAGGACGTCCTTGAT GCTGTTGCAACAAAGCTCGACCTTCCAGATGACCTTGTTGGTTACTTTAGTCTCTTCCTTGTCCGTGAAGGTGTGGATGAAGGTTTAACAT tTGTGCGAAAGCTGCAGGAGTTTGAGCTTCCTTATGTATCCATTACCAGCTTGCGGAGCTCTGAATTTCACATACTCCTACGGAAAAG ctACTGGGACATGGCGTACGACGGTGATGTCATGGACAACAGAGTTGGCCTGAATTTGCTATACGCCCAG ACAGTGTCTGACATCGAGCGAGGCTGGATACTCGTCAACAAAGACCAGCACAGGCAGCTCAAATCCCTGCAGGAGAAAGGCTCCAAGAAAGAA TTCATCCACCTGGGTCAGACTCTCAAATATTATGGCTATATCAAGTTTGACCCTTGCATCACCGACTTCCCCGAGAAGGGCTGCCAAGTCATCGTCAGTGCCGGCAACAATGAGCTCAACTTCCACGTCAAGCTGCCCAATGAACAGATAAAGGAGGGGAGCTTCAAGGTCACGCGCATGCGGTGTTGGCGAGTCACGTCCTCT CAGGTCCCCATAGCCAACGGCACCACCAATCCCTGCAGCGCGTCCAAATGCGACGTCAAACTGGAGCTGGCCTTCGAGTATCTGATGAGCAAGGACCGCCTCCAGTGGGTCACCATCACGAGTCAACAG GCCATCATGATGAGTATCTGCCTTCAGTCTATGGTGGACGAATTAATGGTGAAGAAGTCAGGTGGCAGCATCAAGAAG ATGCTCAGGAAACGACACAACGGCTCCATCCACCGGTCAGACAGTCAGCAAGCTGTGAAATCTCCCCCTCTACTG GACTCCCCTGACCCGAACCGTGAACAAATTGTCAAACTCTCA ACCAAGCTGAGCTCGGTGTCCCTTCGAGGGATCAGTGCCTCCAACTCAGCAAATGATATCAGCGGCAATGATTTCCATGGCAACTACGCTTTCGAGGGAATCGGGGACGATGACCTGTAA
- the snx17 gene encoding sorting nexin-17 isoform X2 produces the protein MHFSIPETEVRSGENGSTYVAYNIHVNGVLHCRVRYSQLLGLHEQIKKEYGSNVVPAFPPKKIFTLTPAEVEQRREQLEKYMQAVRQDPLLGTSEMFNSFLRKAQQETQQIPTEEVALDICLSNGQKVTVNILTSDQTEDVLDAVATKLDLPDDLVGYFSLFLVREGVDEGLTFVRKLQEFELPYVSITSLRSSEFHILLRKSYWDMAYDGDVMDNRVGLNLLYAQTVSDIERGWILVNKDQHRQLKSLQEKGSKKEFIHLGQTLKYYGYIKFDPCITDFPEKGCQVIVSAGNNELNFHVKLPNEQIKEGSFKVTRMRCWRVTSSVPIANGTTNPCSASKCDVKLELAFEYLMSKDRLQWVTITSQQAIMMSICLQSMVDELMVKKSGGSIKKMLRKRHNGSIHRSDSQQAVKSPPLLDSPDPNREQIVKLSTKLSSVSLRGISASNSANDISGNDFHGNYAFEGIGDDDL, from the exons ATGCATTTTTCCATACCCGAAACGGAGGTTCGTTCGGGGGAAAATGGATCAACCTATGTG gCCTACAACATCCACGTCAATGGTGTGCTGCACTGTCGGGTACGCTACAGTCAACTTCTAGGCCTCCATGAACAG ATAAAGAAAGAATATGGCAGCAATGTGGTTCCTGCATTCCCCCCAAAGAAGATCTTCACTTTGACTCCTGCTGAGGTCGAACAGAGACGAGAACAGCTGGAGAAATACATGCAGGCTG TGCGTCAGGATCCCTTGCTCGGAACCAGTGAGATGTTCAACAGCTTCTTAAGGAAAGCACAGCAG GAGACGCAGCAGATTCCCACAGAAGAAGTCGCTCTCGACATCTGCCTCTCCAACGGTCAAAAGGTCACAGTCAACATTCTGACTTCAGATCAGACGGAGGACGTCCTTGAT GCTGTTGCAACAAAGCTCGACCTTCCAGATGACCTTGTTGGTTACTTTAGTCTCTTCCTTGTCCGTGAAGGTGTGGATGAAGGTTTAACAT tTGTGCGAAAGCTGCAGGAGTTTGAGCTTCCTTATGTATCCATTACCAGCTTGCGGAGCTCTGAATTTCACATACTCCTACGGAAAAG ctACTGGGACATGGCGTACGACGGTGATGTCATGGACAACAGAGTTGGCCTGAATTTGCTATACGCCCAG ACAGTGTCTGACATCGAGCGAGGCTGGATACTCGTCAACAAAGACCAGCACAGGCAGCTCAAATCCCTGCAGGAGAAAGGCTCCAAGAAAGAA TTCATCCACCTGGGTCAGACTCTCAAATATTATGGCTATATCAAGTTTGACCCTTGCATCACCGACTTCCCCGAGAAGGGCTGCCAAGTCATCGTCAGTGCCGGCAACAATGAGCTCAACTTCCACGTCAAGCTGCCCAATGAACAGATAAAGGAGGGGAGCTTCAAGGTCACGCGCATGCGGTGTTGGCGAGTCACGTCCTCT GTCCCCATAGCCAACGGCACCACCAATCCCTGCAGCGCGTCCAAATGCGACGTCAAACTGGAGCTGGCCTTCGAGTATCTGATGAGCAAGGACCGCCTCCAGTGGGTCACCATCACGAGTCAACAG GCCATCATGATGAGTATCTGCCTTCAGTCTATGGTGGACGAATTAATGGTGAAGAAGTCAGGTGGCAGCATCAAGAAG ATGCTCAGGAAACGACACAACGGCTCCATCCACCGGTCAGACAGTCAGCAAGCTGTGAAATCTCCCCCTCTACTG GACTCCCCTGACCCGAACCGTGAACAAATTGTCAAACTCTCA ACCAAGCTGAGCTCGGTGTCCCTTCGAGGGATCAGTGCCTCCAACTCAGCAAATGATATCAGCGGCAATGATTTCCATGGCAACTACGCTTTCGAGGGAATCGGGGACGATGACCTGTAA
- the snx17 gene encoding sorting nexin-17 isoform X1, giving the protein MHFSIPETEVRSGENGSTYVAYNIHVNGVLHCRVRYSQLLGLHEQIKKEYGSNVVPAFPPKKIFTLTPAEVEQRREQLEKYMQAVRQDPLLGTSEMFNSFLRKAQQETQQIPTEEVALDICLSNGQKVTVNILTSDQTEDVLDAVATKLDLPDDLVGYFSLFLVREGVDEGLTFVRKLQEFELPYVSITSLRSSEFHILLRKSYWDMAYDGDVMDNRVGLNLLYAQTVSDIERGWILVNKDQHRQLKSLQEKGSKKEFIHLGQTLKYYGYIKFDPCITDFPEKGCQVIVSAGNNELNFHVKLPNEQIKEGSFKVTRMRCWRVTSSQVPIANGTTNPCSASKCDVKLELAFEYLMSKDRLQWVTITSQQAIMMSICLQSMVDELMVKKSGGSIKKMLRKRHNGSIHRSDSQQAVKSPPLLDSPDPNREQIVKLSTKLSSVSLRGISASNSANDISGNDFHGNYAFEGIGDDDL; this is encoded by the exons ATGCATTTTTCCATACCCGAAACGGAGGTTCGTTCGGGGGAAAATGGATCAACCTATGTG gCCTACAACATCCACGTCAATGGTGTGCTGCACTGTCGGGTACGCTACAGTCAACTTCTAGGCCTCCATGAACAG ATAAAGAAAGAATATGGCAGCAATGTGGTTCCTGCATTCCCCCCAAAGAAGATCTTCACTTTGACTCCTGCTGAGGTCGAACAGAGACGAGAACAGCTGGAGAAATACATGCAGGCTG TGCGTCAGGATCCCTTGCTCGGAACCAGTGAGATGTTCAACAGCTTCTTAAGGAAAGCACAGCAG GAGACGCAGCAGATTCCCACAGAAGAAGTCGCTCTCGACATCTGCCTCTCCAACGGTCAAAAGGTCACAGTCAACATTCTGACTTCAGATCAGACGGAGGACGTCCTTGAT GCTGTTGCAACAAAGCTCGACCTTCCAGATGACCTTGTTGGTTACTTTAGTCTCTTCCTTGTCCGTGAAGGTGTGGATGAAGGTTTAACAT tTGTGCGAAAGCTGCAGGAGTTTGAGCTTCCTTATGTATCCATTACCAGCTTGCGGAGCTCTGAATTTCACATACTCCTACGGAAAAG ctACTGGGACATGGCGTACGACGGTGATGTCATGGACAACAGAGTTGGCCTGAATTTGCTATACGCCCAG ACAGTGTCTGACATCGAGCGAGGCTGGATACTCGTCAACAAAGACCAGCACAGGCAGCTCAAATCCCTGCAGGAGAAAGGCTCCAAGAAAGAA TTCATCCACCTGGGTCAGACTCTCAAATATTATGGCTATATCAAGTTTGACCCTTGCATCACCGACTTCCCCGAGAAGGGCTGCCAAGTCATCGTCAGTGCCGGCAACAATGAGCTCAACTTCCACGTCAAGCTGCCCAATGAACAGATAAAGGAGGGGAGCTTCAAGGTCACGCGCATGCGGTGTTGGCGAGTCACGTCCTCT CAGGTCCCCATAGCCAACGGCACCACCAATCCCTGCAGCGCGTCCAAATGCGACGTCAAACTGGAGCTGGCCTTCGAGTATCTGATGAGCAAGGACCGCCTCCAGTGGGTCACCATCACGAGTCAACAG GCCATCATGATGAGTATCTGCCTTCAGTCTATGGTGGACGAATTAATGGTGAAGAAGTCAGGTGGCAGCATCAAGAAG ATGCTCAGGAAACGACACAACGGCTCCATCCACCGGTCAGACAGTCAGCAAGCTGTGAAATCTCCCCCTCTACTG GACTCCCCTGACCCGAACCGTGAACAAATTGTCAAACTCTCA ACCAAGCTGAGCTCGGTGTCCCTTCGAGGGATCAGTGCCTCCAACTCAGCAAATGATATCAGCGGCAATGATTTCCATGGCAACTACGCTTTCGAGGGAATCGGGGACGATGACCTGTAA
- the atraid gene encoding all-trans retinoic acid-induced differentiation factor, which translates to MKMKAGCSQFKPVVLVFIFNSCFYASYQLNELQVCELCSGAVLNGTAVGRFCSASAGRIDGRCCLKHDNRRDPEHIIGLDLSNCSLTHVEELHGASTALIIDLSLNLIVNISDTAFQGFLELNQVILPRDIVCPGGNIYWEKVEVTEGNRICEGQKNMCNQTGQLSINCPENSLCAPYGPSFFECSCADNFHGYKCLREGEFPGLLVFGSLWASTAVISFLLWLTQRRKAKSL; encoded by the exons ATGAAAATGAAAGCTGGGTGCAGCCAGTTTAAACCTGTGGtgcttgtttttatatttaattcatgtttttacGCAAGTTACCAACTGAATGAACTGCAG GTATGTGAGCTCTGCAGCGGCGCAGTCCTCAATGGCACCGCAGTGGGTCGGTTTTGCTCCGCGTCCGCTGGTCGGATAGACGGACGCTGCTGCTTGAAACATGACAACAGACGCgaccctgaacacatcattGG gTTGGATCTGTCCAATTGTTCACTAACTCACGTGGAAGAACTTCATGGAGCATCAACAGCATTAATAAT AGACCTCTCACTCAATCTCATTGTCAACATCAGCGACACGGCATTTCAAGGATTTCTTGAGTTAAATCAAGT gATTTTGCCACGAGACATAGTTTGTCCAGGGGGCAACATTTATTGGGAAAAGGTGGAGGTCACAGAGGGAAATCGCATTTGTGAAGGCCAGAAAAATATGTGCAACCAGACTGGCCAGCTGT CCATAAACTGCCCAGAGAACTCCCTCTGTGCCCCCTATGGCCCCAGCTTCTTTGAGTGCAGCTGTGCGGACAACTTTCATGGATACAAGTGTCTTCGAGAG GGGGAGTTCCCTGGTCTCCTGGTGTTTGGGTCTCTTTGGGCGTCAACAGCTGTGATCTCCTTCCTGCTGTGGCTCACGCAGAGACGCAAGGCCAAGTCCCTGTGA